The Panicum hallii strain FIL2 chromosome 5, PHallii_v3.1, whole genome shotgun sequence genome contains the following window.
TTCACAAGGCTCTGTTTCCTACCATTTTAAATCCATAGATGTATTCTGCTTCTTTTttctggagttggattttttttATTCGATGGGGGTATTTCATCATCGCAACTTTCCGATTAAAAACTGTCATACAGATCTATGATTTGCAGTACATGGAAATTAATTTGTATGTCTATATTGGATATATTGTGTTCAAAATAATTTCTTAATAGACCCCATTGAACTTGTAGGATAATGCTCATTTTAACTTTCAATTAACTAGTAATTATTACTTCATCGTTCAGTATGTCCAATTCTCAGCATGACTATTGCTACTAACACTACAGTCTACAAGCAACAGCTTATCCCTATCAGTTTGTAAGCTCTGCTACCCAAGTACTATTATAGTATTGTTTTCTCCAGGTCAACATGTTGTATGCTATGCTGGAATACTATATCCTGAGACCCTTCCTCCCTCCCTTTTCATTTCAGGATTGGTCTGGTCAACGGAGAATTATTAGAGTAATGCCCAACACACCTTCAGCTGTTGGACAAGCTGCATCAGGTAGCATTTCCTGACAACCCACCAGCCACGTTTTCCAGTATAGTTAGCTTTATACATTTTAACCTATCAACTATAAGTGAATTGTAGTATGCTTCTTGAAGGAATGAAAATTGCTAGGCAGCATCTATCATGAAGTGGCTGCTTTGTATGCTTAATAGTTACGGTCGTAGCAAATTTGGCTTCAGGATGCTTCCACTGTGGAAACTTTGAATTATCCTTTTTTAGTGCTCGTAAATGAAATTATCAGGGAAGGTAACAAGATGCAACAGTCTCTGATGTCTTTGCTGCTCCTCAGTGATGTGTTTGGGAGAGATGGCTACTCAGAAAGATGAGAATCGTGTAAGAAGTTTATTCAGCGCAATTGGAAAGGTTTGGACAGCTGAAGAGAAATATTTTGATGCTGTAACTGGCCTGAGGTATGTAGCTGATTATGCATACATGTGATCAGTTCGAGAATGAAGCTGAACTTCCTTCTTTTCAACACAGTGGTAGCGGTCCGGCCTATATTTTCTTAGCAATAGAGGCCATGGCTGATGGTGGAGTCGCTGCTGGGCTTCCTCGGGACCTTGCACTTGGTCTTGCATCTCAAACAGTTAGTGCTCATTACATTAAGATTGGCTGTGATCCGCTCTTTCCATATGCTTTTAAGTCACTTGTCTCCTGATAGACTTTTGTATTTTGCTTCAGTAAACTGAGTTCCTTTATGCTTTACATATTCAGTTTACTCTACCGTTGTCTTCTGTTTTATAGTGATTTCTGTTTATCATCGCACTTTCTCATTTACTGTTTTTGGCTATTATCTGCTATGTAGGTTCTTGGTGCTGCAACGATGGTGAGCGAGACAGGAAAACATCCAGGTCAACTGAAGGATCAGGTCACTTCTCCAGCAGGGACTACTATAGCTGGGGTTCAGGAGCTCGAGAAGGGTGCGTTCCGTGGAACGCTGATCAGTGCTGTTGTTGCTGCCGCAAAGCGTTGCCGCGAACTGTCCTAGATCTAGGTTGAAGTTCATTTTACCGGATTTCGACAGTTGCATTCTGTTGATATATTCGCGTTGAACGGCAAAGTGTGGATTGTTGTGATGATAACTTGGCAGCTTTTAGAGCAGCCGTGATGTTATCAGTTAAACATGTTTTGCAGAATCAGGTGGCATAGGGTTAATTATCTGTTTCCTTGCTAAAATATAAATCGTAGTGCTTAAGTGCTTTCAGTTTGAAAACTAGCAAAGCTTTGTGTCACCTTACCACATGTATTGAACCGGAGTCTGCCCATAGACACGAAGTTGCACATCAACCAGAGTTGTAAACTGCAGATTTTAAAATCACAGCATATTGCGTCTGCTCAAAAGTTTTACAAAAAGTTCAAGACATGACTGTATAAGCAAAGGTTTTTACATTAACCTGACATCACACATCATAGTCCACTATTACTATACAAATACAATCATCTTTTAAGCATTTGGCTACAACAGAACAGTTCACATGTAATTTTGAGAATACCATCGATCTTCAGGAGCCCACTTATTTTCATATCTTCCAAGCGAGTATCCCACAGCAGGTACATCAGCAAGATGCAGTGGATCAGGTTCTATGCCATAATCAGTCAATGGTCGGTGCTCAAGAATCTTATCGTGTTCAACAACAAAATCTGGAATTTCAACTACCCCTTTTCTTATATCTCCCCAGAGGTATTCTAGTCGACTAATGTACTTGATTTTCCAATACAACCTGTAACAGAATAACTATCAGAGGTCAGGAGTCAGGAATCTGTTATATTCCAATATTCTAAATAAACCTTCTATTTGATGTATTCATCTTATCACCAAAAGGAAAATGATCAGTAGGAATATACAACGTGTATGAGTATGGCAATTTTTATTAGGGTTTAGGGTACAGCAAGAGGATTGTATTCAGTTTTGTGACATCCTCGTTTTGTTTAAAGTGTCATTGTGAAACAACTTAACTACTTCCAAATTAGCGTAGTGCATGAGAACTATATGAAAGAGTACTGACCCTCCACTTAAGAATAGCCTGCCAAGAGTGGCAATGGCCAACCTGGAGCGAAGTCCAGGATGCAAGAAGTAGAAAACTTGAAGCCTTTCCTTGTATTCAGGTGGAAGGTCCTCATAAATTGTCCTCAAGATTGACATCCCAGGGTTGTTGTCATCTGACTGCACAGTGCTGTGAATGTACAAAATGCAGAATGGACCCACTGGTAATTCAGTTTGGAGCTTGTGGAACACATACTTCTTCAGACGTTCACCATCAATTACTGGCGCTGGAAGTCCACATTCCAAAGTAAATGTCATGTTAACATTGACAATGAGAAAAATCTGGGGAGCAATATCATGGTAAGACAAAGATTACCGA
Protein-coding sequences here:
- the LOC112892164 gene encoding protein GDAP2 homolog — encoded protein: MASGSAAGGESDFSVLVLGSDFATDAGAALLTPADREEWHDCLPDLSEADADACFSDLEELQVVRVQGTDRAGRNIVRVVGKFFPAPVIDGERLKKYVFHKLQTELPVGPFCILYIHSTVQSDDNNPGMSILRTIYEDLPPEYKERLQVFYFLHPGLRSRLAIATLGRLFLSGGLYWKIKYISRLEYLWGDIRKGVVEIPDFVVEHDKILEHRPLTDYGIEPDPLHLADVPAVGYSLGRYENKWAPEDRWYSQNYM